From the genome of Carassius auratus strain Wakin chromosome 29, ASM336829v1, whole genome shotgun sequence:
TGATGTAAAGATTtgatattattgtatttaaagaaATGATGCAGGGCTGGTCTGAATGCTTTTTTTCTGTCCATCGCAGGTAATCCTGGTCCTTTCTACACTGAGCGCTCCCTCGGACTCGTTTTATGAAGGCGGTTCATCACGTCTTTACAGAAGGTCAGTGGTGCAGTTTTTACCTGAACACCATGTAGACCAGAGCTgcccaatcctgttcctggagatctacaGTATCTACCTGCAGACTTGAGCTCTGTAATCTGTAATTCTGTAATTGTCAGGTGCTCCTGAAGATCTAAACTAGCTGCTTccggtgtgtttgatcagggttggagataaactctgcatgaggtagatctccaggaacaggacaGTGCACCCTGGATGTAGACTAACGTTTATTGGCCTAGCCAGCTGTTTCTTAAATGATGCAACCAGTTTGGATTTATTTACTAATAAGCTGAATCTTTCTATAGTGAAGACTATGGAAAGTCTTTTCATGATGTCTCCAATgccattaaaaatacattcatcaagAAGGACTTTGGGATAAGTGCTGGGCCTGGGAACTCTCAACAGGTAATGTAACATGTGCTAACATCGAGTCTGAAGCCATAGCTTTATCTCTCGCGAGTCAAACTTGTCTTAGCTAATTCggacaactaataataatattagatgtAGTATCTATTTTTTCTATGTGACACCAGAGATTCCGTTCAAACAGCAGGCCGTGGCATTTATAATTTTCTCACGACAGCTCATGGTTTTAACAGACATTGCTAATGACAGCAGTCGCTCTGTGTTAAAACCAATCATGAAACCACACACTTTTTATAACTTCCTCTGAAGTGGGGTTGGTGTGAAGCTAATATCCTGCTGTGTGTTAGTTCTTTGGAACTAACTTTTGTCATcatctgaaaaaaacaaacacaaaaaaaacaaagtaattcCTCCTCTTCTTGATGTCTGTCCTTTATTGTTTTATAAGTAAACTGGATGTAACGTTTTGTCACCATTATAGGTGATTCTAACAGCCAACCTGCCTTTCACCGAGACCCCAGGAGGAGTTATTTTTACGTCGATGGATGCTGGTGTGACGTTCAGATCAGTGCATCTTCCATTCCATCCAGCTCAGGCCATTCAGTTCCACTACCAAGAACCGAAATACCTCGTGGCCATCAGCAATGACGTGAGTAAGGTTCTACCTCCTACTCTTTGAAGCCCCCTTAACAGCTCGCGAGGTGATTCAGGTGTCTTACACCGCctgtttgtatttgtaattagttAAGACACTTGCAATGTTATATGTGACAGTTTGTTGACATGCTCTCTCTCTTCAGGATGGGCTATGGCTCTCAGAAGACTTTGGGAACAGCTGGTCTAAAGTTCATGAAGGAGTTCATACGTTCACATggtaatctattaaaaaaatattttctatattggTTTTTCAATCAGAAACATATTCTTATTTGAAAAAAGCTATTCATTTTTGTAACTAAAATATgctttccattttttatttcttttaaagggGATCTGGAATCACTCTTTTCTTCAGTTCCAGCCCAAAAGGAACTGGTGCGTGATTTCATCTAGGTTTTTCATCATTGAATAACATTGAAGGAATCATTAGTCAAAAATAGCTGATGTTCTTTGATATACATGTTATGTACAGCACAGAAAATTGGCCGTGCTTATAAACTGAATGATAAATGAGTGATCTCTATTAAATGGGTTTGACCCAGTGGAGGCAGCGAGACGAGGAAAGCTTATTCTAAGACGGACACAGGATTTCGGCAAAACCTTCACCACCATCGCCAAGAACATCTTCTCCTTCAGATATATCGGTGGCTTCCTGTTTACCTCTGTCATGGAAAAACTGGTGTGGAACTAAGCCAATGTGCACACTCAAGCATGTGTTCTCCCACATGAACACACACCATGTTGCCCACCCTTTTTCATTTTCCCTTCTGTAAAGAATCATCAAAGCTTGCTTGAGTTATGGGATGTTGTGTTTACAGGCCTCTCCCCGTGTCATCTATGTGTCCTCGGACCAGGGTGACCGTTTCCAAAAAGCTCAGCTACCTTCAGCAACTACAGAGCAGGTGTGAAAAACACAAAGTTTTCCtagatatctatatataaatctaattaattaataattattcatgatttattgattaataataatacaaatatattaatgtattaattgatATAATGTATGAttgatataatgatataatgcATGTAACACTATTATTTATGTAAGTGTAAACAcacttaataataaatatatatatatatatatatatatatatatatatatatatatatatatatatatatatatatatataaatttataatgtATCATAATAGTATTGAaaataacaaatatgaaaaaaaaataataatacatatgagacattttatatgaatataattaatatagcaacataataaataatataagaatTGATTTGCATTAATTTGTTACTTTATTAATAGTGTATAcgtttatttattagttattcatttaattgaatataattacatataataattataatagattATATTAATAACTTATtactttatcatttattcatataataaaatgtgtttattttttatgattgttttatgaCTGTGTGCAACTGTCTGACTCACTTTTGATGTCTGTTTGCAGTTCTACTCCATTTTGGACGGCGATGAGGACATGATCTTCATGCATGTGGACAACCCTGGAGGTGCCGCTTCACGCTTTTCAGCTTCCTCTATCTTTCTCCGTCCTGTACGAGGCGTAAAAGAAAAGTATCAGTATTATTTAACAGCTCAACCACTCTTGCTGTCAGTTTAACAGTGTATGGATTGGACATGTCAAGGGAGTTCCACTTTGTGTTGACATATCATAGAATTCTAGAATCTTTTGGGTCAGTGTGTACGTTATTCATCTTGGAGTCTTGAGGTCTTTGTGCTGTGACGATCACTGGAAAGAGATAAGAGTGAGGATGGTGTAGACTTTCAGTCAGGCCTCCACAGTCACAGTATAGTGGGaagttacacacacatacacccctcactgtatttacatgtatgtacagtatgacaTACAGTCCATGGCTCATGTGAACAGTTATCttatttcccatcatgcttttaACATGTCGATTTGTTTCTCACCGGATATTCGATTCACATTTTGTCACACAAAGCTGGTTAGATGGGTTTGCTGTGTAAGCTTATGGCTGATCTCTTATCTCGTCTGAGAGAAAGCGGTGTCAgccgagtgtttgtgtgtgatgtgatCTCGCATGCTTTCAGAAGACACACATTTTGGGACAATCTACACCTCTGATGACCGTGGAATCCTGTATTCGAAGTCTCTGGAGCGCCACCTGTTCAGCAGCGAGGGGAAGAGCGATTTCACTAATGTGACATCTTTGAGAGGAGTCTATTTCACCAATAGACTGGAGGAGGGTATGAACTTGTCTTAAAGGGTGcccaaagggttagttcacccagatttgaaaattacctttcagCTTCCGTTTACCGTATTTGGTGTGCTTTATGCATGTATGTGAAAAAggactaaattaaatattttatgttatcataaaaaaacaaaaagtgacatacagccaagtacggtgacccatactcagaattcgtgctctgcatttaacccatccaaagtgcgcgcgcacacacacacccagagcagtgggcagccatttatgctgcggcaccctgGGACACATCGGTGGTATTGCTGAcacgagactcgaacccacaacctttgggttaagagtcaaactctctaaccactaggccacgacttcccctgtaTATAAGGCGATTGAGTCTCTTTGGTTGATTTGGATTAAACTAATGTATTCATATGAATatcttttacacattttttgaagcatcacCATTTAAGTGGAGTGGAGAGGGACAAACCTCTCAGGTTTCATCAAAAATggcatttgttttttctttcaaagatgaatgaaagtcttatgggattgagtaactgatgacagaattttcatttttggcggGTGAACTATCGCATTAAGTGGTACATTTCCAGTCTCACTTGTATTGGTGATGCTTTTATGTCATTACTAAAAGATGTCAAACTCATTTTGGACCGCAGATGGACGCATtcgttcagtcatttcgttcgaCCGAGGTAGACGATGGAGTTTTCTGAAGAAGCCAGAGAATGTGAATTGTCCAGACAGCTCAAAAAAGGTAACCGTTGAGGAATTCATTAtgagaaaatgtatttcatttgtaaaaagttgcattttttttttctcgcacaTTTTCCCCCGCTCTGTTGACGTATTTCCTGTTCAAACAGGAAGTTGGGCAAGAACATATTGaactaattaaactaaattagCCCTAACTGGACAAACATTTCACACAAGGCAATATTAAATGAACTGCTAAAAGCATTTATCGATTCAGATTAGCCTCAAAGTTAAAAGACAAATTTTGATTTCCTTAAAACCAAAGTAGCTATGTCATTATGTAACATATCACAGTATAACAGATtgtcaggaaaaaataaaaatcatggcaGTGACTTGGTTCTATACGTCGGTTATTGATTGGATTATGAGACGTGAGGttacttttttttcatgtcatgacGACTTTGAAGGTTACTGTAAATGTGTGATTGTATCCGTTTTCTGTTCTAGTGTAACCTGCATATCCATGGAGAGCACAGTCATTTCATTGAAATCACTCCCATGCTGCCTCTCTCTGAACCTACCGCCATTGGTCTGGTCATCGCTCATGGTACTAGACCCTACCACCAATCCCCACAACTTAACAATCAAACTTGTCTGAATGTGAAATGTTACTGCAGGTAGTGTCGGTGACTCCATTTCAGCTGTTCGGCCGGATGTGTACGTGTCTGGGGACGGAGGTTACACCTGGTGGGGGACTCTGAGAGGACCTCACCACTACACCATCCTGGACTCTGGAGGCCTGATAGTGGCTGTGGAGGCgcatagagacagacagatcagCTCAATAAAGTAACACACCATCACTTGCCCTGAAGTTGTATTACAAGTTGTTCTTGTTCTAAaaggaaaaaatgtataatatgtagTCACTGTCATATATGACTGTGTGTCTGAATGTATTCAGGTTTTCCACAGATGAAGGACAGtgctggaaaatatttaatttcaccaGCCACCCGATCTTCTTGGCCGGACTGGCATCCGAGCCGGGCACTAAGTCAATGAATATCAGCATTTTCGGCTACCGACCAGATGATGATGATCAGCCCATGTGGGTGGCTGTCACCATAGACTTTGAGCACCTGCTCACTAGAGAATGTAAGAAACATTTCAAGAATTATGGgcagattttaaatactgttataAGTGTTATGCTACATCACACAAATCATAGTGGCGACGAAAGCCAACTGTGGTGTTGCCTTATGATGCCTGCATCTGAACCAAAATTTGCACTTGAACACACCACAAAGACTACAGCCAATGGGCAACTAGCACATACATTCTAAACTTGCATGAGAGGAAACAGCTCTCCATAtcagccttttcttttttttttgcttgcactGGTTCACTTAGTTGAATAGCCAATCGAAGTGATCTCTCTTACCAAGCAGCCCATCAGCTTCAC
Proteins encoded in this window:
- the LOC113048105 gene encoding sortilin isoform X2; this translates as MNWTLLVLGSVCLLVLGQDAFAHGKRNARTVTFSRAARGHGHSRHRRDTWTGPARFTACKSPLSPRDQALLLSHTHETVFQGDEGSSFTLTWVGDGTGVILVLSTLSAPSDSFYEGGSSRLYRSEDYGKSFHDVSNAIKNTFIKKDFGISAGPGNSQQVILTANLPFTETPGGVIFTSMDAGVTFRSVHLPFHPAQAIQFHYQEPKYLVAISNDDGLWLSEDFGNSWSKVHEGVHTFTWGSGITLFFSSSPKGTVEAARRGKLILRRTQDFGKTFTTIAKNIFSFRYIGGFLFTSVMEKLASPRVIYVSSDQGDRFQKAQLPSATTEQFYSILDGDEDMIFMHVDNPGDTHFGTIYTSDDRGILYSKSLERHLFSSEGKSDFTNVTSLRGVYFTNRLEEDGRIRSVISFDRGRRWSFLKKPENVNCPDSSKKCNLHIHGEHSHFIEITPMLPLSEPTAIGLVIAHGSVGDSISAVRPDVYVSGDGGYTWWGTLRGPHHYTILDSGGLIVAVEAHRDRQISSIKFSTDEGQCWKIFNFTSHPIFLAGLASEPGTKSMNISIFGYRPDDDDQPMWVAVTIDFEHLLTRECDEQDYVQWLAHSDYDSDPETDGCLLGYKETFRRLKKLSACRNGRGYVVSRQQQTCPCTRNDYMCEYGFYLHENTSECLLQPDFLNRTQYISLNGELDDLQNTGYRKIPGDKCEGGFSPPRREGKDILLASSKPHSVRPLGMLVLIVVCTCVGVIGLVITAALIITSRRINCRQRSPAYRFSALQLQDDDLSVSNDSRPDGKLNGFHVQEDSDDELIE
- the LOC113048105 gene encoding sortilin isoform X1; protein product: MNWTLLVLGSVCLLVLGQDAFAHGKRNARTVTFSRAARGHGHSRHRRDTWTGPARFTACKSPLSPRDQALLLSHTHETVFQGDEGSSFTLTWVGDGTGVILVLSTLSAPSDSFYEGGSSRLYRSEDYGKSFHDVSNAIKNTFIKKDFGISAGPGNSQQVILTANLPFTETPGGVIFTSMDAGVTFRSVHLPFHPAQAIQFHYQEPKYLVAISNDDGLWLSEDFGNSWSKVHEGVHTFTWGSGITLFFSSSPKGTVEAARRGKLILRRTQDFGKTFTTIAKNIFSFRYIGGFLFTSVMEKLASPRVIYVSSDQGDRFQKAQLPSATTEQFYSILDGDEDMIFMHVDNPGEDTHFGTIYTSDDRGILYSKSLERHLFSSEGKSDFTNVTSLRGVYFTNRLEEDGRIRSVISFDRGRRWSFLKKPENVNCPDSSKKCNLHIHGEHSHFIEITPMLPLSEPTAIGLVIAHGSVGDSISAVRPDVYVSGDGGYTWWGTLRGPHHYTILDSGGLIVAVEAHRDRQISSIKFSTDEGQCWKIFNFTSHPIFLAGLASEPGTKSMNISIFGYRPDDDDQPMWVAVTIDFEHLLTRECDEQDYVQWLAHSDYDSDPETDGCLLGYKETFRRLKKLSACRNGRGYVVSRQQQTCPCTRNDYMCEYGFYLHENTSECLLQPDFLNRTQYISLNGELDDLQNTGYRKIPGDKCEGGFSPPRREGKDILLASSKPHSVRPLGMLVLIVVCTCVGVIGLVITAALIITSRRINCRQRSPAYRFSALQLQDDDLSVSNDSRPDGKLNGFHVQEDSDDELIE
- the LOC113048105 gene encoding sortilin isoform X3, with translation MNWTLLVLGSVCLLVLGQDAFAHGKRNARTVTFSRAARGHGHSRHRRDTWTGPARFTACKSPLSPRDQALLLSHTHETVFQGDEGSSFTLTWVGDGTGVILVLSTLSAPSDSFYEGGSSRLYRSEDYGKSFHDVSNAIKNTFIKKDFGISAGPGNSQQVILTANLPFTETPGGVIFTSMDAGVTFRSVHLPFHPAQAIQFHYQEPKYLVAISNDDGLWLSEDFGNSWSKVHEGVHTFTWGSGITLFFSSSPKGTVEAARRGKLILRRTQDFGKTFTTIAKNIFSFRYIGGFLFTSVMEKLASPRVIYVSSDQGDRFQKAQLPSATTEQFYSILDGDEDMIFMHVDNPGEDTHFGTIYTSDDRGILYSKSLERHLFSSEGKSDFTNVTSLRGVYFTNRLEEDGRIRSVISFDRGRRWSFLKKPENVNCPDSSKKCNLHIHGEHSHFIEITPMLPLSEPTAIGLVIAHGSVGDSISAVRPDVYVSGDGGYTWWGTLRGPHHYTILDSGGLIVAVEAHRDRQISSIKFSTDEGQCWKIFNFTSHPIFLAGLASEPGTKSMNISIFGYRPDDDDQPMWVAVTIDFEHLLTRECDEQDYVQWLAHSDYDSDPETDGCLLGYKETFRRLKKLSACRNGRGYVVSRQQQTCPCTRNDYMCEYGFYLHENTSECLLQPDFLNRTQYISLNGELDDLQNTG